In the Streptomyces sp. WMMC940 genome, CGCGGTGCTGCGGGTCCTCGACTCGGCGGTCCTGTGCGGGGCGTTCGGCCGGGAGGCCAGGGCGCTGGAGACGGAGATGGCGGCCTTGTACGGGCGCGCCGAGGCCGTCTCGTCCAGTTCCGGCACGGCCGCGCTGCATCTCGCGGTCGCGGCCGCCGGGGTGGGCCCCGGCGACGAGGTCGTCACCACCCCGATCTCTGACTTCGGCACGGTCGCGCCGGTCCTCGCCCAGGGCGGCCGGGTGGTGTTCGCGGACGTGCGGGCGGACGACGGCAATCTCGACCCGGAGGCCGTGGAGGCGGCGATCACTCCGCGCACCCGGGCGGTCGTGGCGGTCCATCTCTTCGGCGGTGCCGCGGACGTGGTCCGGCTGCGGGAGATCTGCGACCGGCACGGGCTGCCACTGATCGAGGACTGCGCGCAGGCGTGGCTGGGCGAGGACGAGAACGGCCGGCTGCTCGGCACCGTCGGCGACATCGCCTGTTTCAGCCTCCAGCAGTACAAGCACATCACGGCGGGTGACGGCGGTCTGAGCATCACGGACGACCCGGAACTGGCGCGCAGGATGCGACTGTTCATGGACAAGGGCTGGGACCGCGCGGAGGGCCGCATCCACCGCACGATGGGGCTGAACTACCGGATGACGGAGCTCGTCGCCGCGGTCGCCCGGGTCCAGCTGACCCGGGTCGCCGAGGTCGTGCGGGTGCGGCGGGAGCGCGCCGAGCGGTTCGCGGCGGCCGTCGAGGAGCTCGGGCCGTCCTCGCAGGTCCGTCTGCCGTCCCGGCGGACCGGACACGCCTGGTGGGTGATGCCGCTGCTCGTGGACGACAACTCCCGCTGGGCGAAGGACCTGCGGGCCGCGGGCGTACCGGCGCTGCCGGGCTATCTGGAACGGCCGCTGTACGCCAATCCGGCACTGTCCGGCCATCCGGCGGGCCCGTGTCCCCGGGCGGAGAAGCTGATCGACCGTACGCTGCTGGTGCTTCAGTGGAACGAGGCCTACACCGAGGACGACGTCGACCGGATCGCCCGGGCGCTGGGCGAGGTGGGAGCGCGATGAGCACGAGCACGACGGCCGACTACGACCGGCCGCCCGCGTACGACTGGCTGACGCCTTCGCCACGGGAGCAGGTCGGCTGGGACGTGGACGTGCTGTACGGGACTTGGCCCCGGCACCATCGGGACGTCACGCTCACGGAGGTGCGCCGGCGCCTCGACCGCTCCCCCGTGTGCGGCGCCCTCGCACTGTCCACCCGCGGGCCGCTCTTCGACGACCGGGCGGGCAACGAGGAGACTCTGCGCGACCTCGCGGACTGCCCGGAGCTGCTGCCGGTGGGCACCGTCGACGTCCGGGACGCGATGACCGCCGAGGACCGGCTGGACGAGCTGGCGGCCGCCGGAGTGCGCTTCCTGCGGCTGTTCACCGTAGAGCAGGCCGCCGAGCCGGGCTTCCCCGGCTACCGGCACGTCGTCGACCTGGCCCTGGCGCGCGGGATGGTGCTGCTCCACGACGGCGACCCGCGCCGCTACGGCCCGCCCCTGATGGACCGCGGGGTCGATGTGGTCTTCCTGGACCTGCACGCGTATCTGCTGGCGGACTTCCTGCTGATGGCGCGTGAGGAGCCGGGGTTCCGGGTGACGACACGGATGCTGTCGGGTCCCGACTCCGTCGAGCGAGTCGTGCACTCGGTGGGGGCGCGCCATCTGGTCTTCGGCTCGCGCACCCCGTTCATGGACATCTCGCCGCTGACGCTGCGGCTGCGCTACGCGGACATCTCCGACGACGAGCGCGACGCGATCGCCACCAGGAACATCGAGGAGCTGCTGAGCTGATGCCGATCGTCGACGTGCACGCCCATGTGGGCCGCTGGCAGTTCCACCTCACCTGCGGCGACGCGGACGAGAACCTGCGTCTGATGGACCGGTACGGCATCGACGTCCAACTGGTGTCGGCCTCCGAGGCGGTGGTGTACGACGCGGTAGCGGGCAACGCCGCGCTGATGAAGGAGCTGGCGTCCCGGCCGCGCCTGTACGGGTATGCCGTGGTGAACCCGAACCGGATCGAGGAGAGCGCCGCGGACCTGGGCCGCTGTCTGGACTCCGGGCGGTTCGTCGGCGCGAAGATCCACACGCACTATCCGGGGCGGCTGCCCGGCTCGCGGGAGATGGCCGAGGCGTTCGACGTGGTCGCCGAGGCGGGCGTACCGCTGCTGCTGCACACCTGGGGGCGGGAGGTCACCCAGCTGCCCGACATGGTGGCCGCGCGCCCGGGACTGCGAGTCGTCATGGGCCACGCGGGCGGGGACGCGTGGCGGGAGGCGGCGCACGCCGCCGCTTCGTGCGAGGGACTGTACCTGGAGCACTGCCGTACCGCCGCCGACGCGGGCCGGGTCGCCTACGCGCGCGAGGCCGGGGTGCCGGTGGAGCGGATGCTGTTCGGCACGGACGCGACGCTGATCGACCCCTGCTGGTCGCTGGGTGTGCTGCGGGACGCCGGGTTCACCCCGGCCGAGCTGGACCGGGTGCTGTGGCGGAACGCCGCGGAGCTGTTCGGCCTCGAGGTCCCCGTCTGACGGCGCAGGGCGCCCGGGAGGGCGGGCCCGGGGCCGGTTCCCGTCCTGCTCGCCGGGCCCGACCCGCCGGCCCGATCCACTGCCGTCCGCCGTACCGCTCCTCTCCCTGGCCGTCCCGCCTGCCGAAGAACCTCCGTACACGGCCTGGCGCTCCCCCGGCCGCCGGGCGGCCCGGCACACTCAGCGGAGCACGTCCGGCTCCTTCGCGAGCGCCTCCAGGCAGTCGACCACGGCCCGGCGCTCGGCATCGGGCAGGTCCGGACCGTACGGATCGTGCGCCGCCTCCTCGGGGACGGCGCCCTCCCAGACCGCAGCCCACAGCATGCGCTGCACATAGCCCTCGACGGGGTCGAGGAAGGTGGCCTCGGCGAAGGCGTCGAGCCGCGCCGATGCCCGGACGAACGCGGTGTGGTCACCCGCGCGCCAGGCGTCCAGCACCGCGGTCGTCAGCGGTACGCGGGCCGCGGCGATGCCGACGAGCGCCGAGTCGGCGCCCCACATCAGCGAGGGCCCGAACATCCGGTCCTCACCGGTGACGACGAGCTTCCCGGTGGGCAGGGCCGCACGGATCGCGTCCTGGCAGGCCATCGCCCGGTCCAGGGTGGCGAGTTTGAGGCCGGCCGCGGAGCGCAGACCGAGGAGTCTGCCGACCAGCCGCGGCGGATAGGGGTATCCGCCCGCCTCGCCGTGCAGGAAGAAGCCGAGCACGGGAAGCCCGCTCGCGGCCGCCACCTCCTCGTGGAGGGCGACGGCGGCGTCCTCGTCACCGGCCAGCAGGGCCGACGGGTAGACCATGACGGCGTCCGCGCCTCCCTCGGCCGCCTGCACGGCCATCGCGACCGTGGCGTCCATCGCCTCGCGCGGCTGCCCGGCCCGCACGGACCGCGGCACGCCGGCGCCGGCAACGACCGGCCCGTCCACCGCCGACCGCCACACCGCGAGGACCCGGCGGCGGTCCTCCTCGGAGAGGTGCAGCCCGCGGCCCGTGTGCGCCCAGACGGCGACCCCGCCGACGGGCTGGCCGGCGATGTGCCCGGCGTAGCCGCGCAGTGCGGCGAGGTCGACGACTCCCCGCCCGTCCATGGGCGTTGCGACCGCGGGCAGAACGGTGCCGCGGAGCCGGCGCACCAGCAGGTCCGGGGAGGACATGGGCGTTCTCTCCTGTCTGTCGCGGTCGTCCCCGCTACGCTAGCCTTTACGGTCCGGACCGTAAAGGAAGGGATTCCACTCCGATGCGCCTCGGCCTCTACGTCAATCTCTATGCCGACAAGGCCGATCGGCCACGGATGGCCGACGCGGTGGAGCAGGTCCGCCTCGCCGAACAGGCCGGGTTCGCCTGGGTCGTGCTGGGCGAGCGCCATCTGCACCGGCCCGGTTACCACGAGGCGCTCACCTCCCTGGCCTATCTCGCCGCGCACACCGAGCGGATCGGGTTGGCGACGGCCGGGCTGATCGCGCCGGTCTACCAGCCGGTGTGGCTCGCCGAGACGCTGGCGCACATCGACGTCCTGTCGGGCGGCCGGCTCACCGCGGGGTTCGTCCTCGGCTACCGGCCCGAGGAGTTCGCCCTGTACGGCACCCGGCCGGAGCAGCGGGTGCCGCGCTTCGAGGAGTGCCTGGAGCTGCTCACCCGGCTGTGGACCGAGGACGAGGTGACGTTCGAGGGCCGTTGGACCCGGGTCGAGGGGGCGTACCTGTCGCCGCGGCCCGTGCAGGACCCGAGGCCCCGGATCTGGAACGGCGGCCGGGTGCCCGCCGCGCTGGAGCGCACGGCCCGGATGTGCGACGGCTGGACCACGTCCTTCAACGAGACGGACGAGGAACTGCCGGAGAAGATCCGCGCCTACCGGTCGTACCCGCAGGGTCCGGCCTCGCTGGGCGCCGAGGTCATCGTCTGCCGTGAGGGGTACGCGGCCGCCACCACCCAGCGGGCGCGGGCCGCGCTGGAGCGGCCGCTGCGGGGGCTGTACGACGCGTACGGCGACTGGAAGCGCACCTCGGCCGACGCGGCCCGCTATGCCCAGCAGTGGGACGACATCGCGGCCCGCTCGGTGATCGGCTCGCCCGGCGAGTGCCGGGAGCGGATCGGCCGTTACGCGGAGATGGGTGCGGACGGGCTGGTCCTGCGCGTACAGCCGCCCGGGATGCCACAGGCGGACGCACTACGGGCCATCGAGGCGTTCGGGGATCTCGGCGTCTGACCCGCGCAGCCGCGCCCGACGACGGAAGAGCCGCGTGCGACGGCGCACCGGACGGGCCGGTCCGGCGCGGTCACGGCCGGGAGCCGGTCAGCAGTGCGTCCGTGGTGCCGTGCAGATCCGCGTGCGGTCCGGCTCGTCCAGGTCGGCCG is a window encoding:
- a CDS encoding dihydrodipicolinate synthase family protein — encoded protein: MSSPDLLVRRLRGTVLPAVATPMDGRGVVDLAALRGYAGHIAGQPVGGVAVWAHTGRGLHLSEEDRRRVLAVWRSAVDGPVVAGAGVPRSVRAGQPREAMDATVAMAVQAAEGGADAVMVYPSALLAGDEDAAVALHEEVAAASGLPVLGFFLHGEAGGYPYPPRLVGRLLGLRSAAGLKLATLDRAMACQDAIRAALPTGKLVVTGEDRMFGPSLMWGADSALVGIAAARVPLTTAVLDAWRAGDHTAFVRASARLDAFAEATFLDPVEGYVQRMLWAAVWEGAVPEEAAHDPYGPDLPDAERRAVVDCLEALAKEPDVLR
- a CDS encoding DegT/DnrJ/EryC1/StrS family aminotransferase → MPRREMPLPTVLEPRGRTFGEEERAAVLRVLDSAVLCGAFGREARALETEMAALYGRAEAVSSSSGTAALHLAVAAAGVGPGDEVVTTPISDFGTVAPVLAQGGRVVFADVRADDGNLDPEAVEAAITPRTRAVVAVHLFGGAADVVRLREICDRHGLPLIEDCAQAWLGEDENGRLLGTVGDIACFSLQQYKHITAGDGGLSITDDPELARRMRLFMDKGWDRAEGRIHRTMGLNYRMTELVAAVARVQLTRVAEVVRVRRERAERFAAAVEELGPSSQVRLPSRRTGHAWWVMPLLVDDNSRWAKDLRAAGVPALPGYLERPLYANPALSGHPAGPCPRAEKLIDRTLLVLQWNEAYTEDDVDRIARALGEVGAR
- a CDS encoding LLM class flavin-dependent oxidoreductase, with amino-acid sequence MRLGLYVNLYADKADRPRMADAVEQVRLAEQAGFAWVVLGERHLHRPGYHEALTSLAYLAAHTERIGLATAGLIAPVYQPVWLAETLAHIDVLSGGRLTAGFVLGYRPEEFALYGTRPEQRVPRFEECLELLTRLWTEDEVTFEGRWTRVEGAYLSPRPVQDPRPRIWNGGRVPAALERTARMCDGWTTSFNETDEELPEKIRAYRSYPQGPASLGAEVIVCREGYAAATTQRARAALERPLRGLYDAYGDWKRTSADAARYAQQWDDIAARSVIGSPGECRERIGRYAEMGADGLVLRVQPPGMPQADALRAIEAFGDLGV
- a CDS encoding amidohydrolase family protein; this translates as MPIVDVHAHVGRWQFHLTCGDADENLRLMDRYGIDVQLVSASEAVVYDAVAGNAALMKELASRPRLYGYAVVNPNRIEESAADLGRCLDSGRFVGAKIHTHYPGRLPGSREMAEAFDVVAEAGVPLLLHTWGREVTQLPDMVAARPGLRVVMGHAGGDAWREAAHAAASCEGLYLEHCRTAADAGRVAYAREAGVPVERMLFGTDATLIDPCWSLGVLRDAGFTPAELDRVLWRNAAELFGLEVPV